From one Streptomyces sp. N50 genomic stretch:
- a CDS encoding proline dehydrogenase family protein, protein MLGPVILAASRSDQMRRLISAAPVTKQVVDRFIPGETVDEIVPIVQDLTAKGLELTMDVVGEDITTPEQAAAARDAYLQLVDRLKELELGTRAEMSIKLSMFGQALDGGHELALANVRPVVEAAAAIGTTVTLDAEDHTTLDSMFAIHEELRKDFPQTGCVIQAYLFRTESDARRLAEAGSRVRLVKGAYKEPAEVAYQQKHEIDKAYVRILRILMEGEGYPMIGSHDPRLISIGQELARRAGRKLDEYEFQMLYGIRSDEHLRLAAEGHRMRVYTAYGTDWYGYFMRRLAEKPANLLFFARSTLTKG, encoded by the coding sequence GTGCTGGGTCCCGTGATTCTCGCCGCCTCGCGCAGCGATCAGATGCGTCGGCTGATCTCGGCGGCGCCGGTGACCAAGCAGGTCGTCGACCGCTTCATCCCCGGTGAGACCGTGGACGAGATCGTGCCGATCGTCCAGGACCTCACCGCCAAGGGTCTTGAGCTGACGATGGACGTCGTCGGCGAGGACATCACCACCCCTGAGCAGGCCGCCGCCGCCCGCGACGCGTATCTCCAACTCGTCGACCGGCTCAAGGAGTTGGAGCTGGGCACCCGGGCCGAGATGTCCATCAAGCTGTCCATGTTCGGGCAGGCGCTGGACGGCGGTCATGAGCTGGCCCTCGCGAACGTCCGGCCGGTCGTCGAGGCCGCCGCCGCGATCGGCACGACCGTCACGCTCGACGCCGAGGACCACACCACCCTCGACTCGATGTTCGCGATCCACGAGGAGCTGCGGAAGGACTTCCCGCAGACCGGCTGCGTCATCCAGGCCTACCTCTTCCGCACCGAGTCCGACGCCCGCCGCCTCGCCGAGGCCGGCAGCCGCGTCCGCCTCGTGAAGGGCGCGTACAAGGAGCCCGCCGAGGTCGCCTACCAGCAGAAACACGAGATCGACAAGGCGTACGTCCGCATCCTGCGCATCCTGATGGAGGGCGAGGGGTACCCGATGATCGGCTCCCACGACCCGCGCCTCATCTCCATCGGCCAGGAACTCGCCCGGCGGGCCGGGCGCAAGCTGGACGAGTACGAGTTCCAGATGCTCTACGGGATCAGGAGTGACGAGCACCTGCGGCTCGCCGCCGAGGGTCACCGCATGCGCGTCTACACCGCCTACGGCACCGACTGGTACGGATACTTCATGCGGCGCCTCGCCGAGAAGCCGGCCAACCTCCTCTTCTTCGCACGCTCGACCCTCACTAAGGGCTGA
- a CDS encoding PucR family transcriptional regulator, translating to MRENARVTTDSTGDYQELVDEISELLGAPATLENRDFELIAFGAYDGEGDLDPSALDPVRTRSILTRRSTAAIRTWFEGFGITRATGPVRIPPTPEAGVYRGRICLPVRHRGVVLGYVWLLDDDDPGPSAPQLDAAMKVAARIGALLADEAQAGADLTRELRAVLTADRGWQRDMAVAALRTALGPRGDGPHAVVCVAPWPSADPDDAPSARTVPHATALCTVPWGAAEQQCLAVLVRLRSTDVPTPAASAATRVLGDVRGPGASAAAQVTGNVRGPEAGAASRPPGHGRIAGTGGTSQPSSAGGTPTANTTSRPPADGRTPPASSASRPPRETTPVAGIGTPRIGLTDLGTAWQEATAACRAALAEPRFAPVADWSRIGPYRLLTALSPESPHDPAVAPLLSPAHHELARTAEVFLDCAGQAGRAAAELGIHRQTLYYRLSRVEQLTGLDLDDGEDRLLLHMALKSARL from the coding sequence ATGCGGGAGAATGCCCGGGTGACAACCGATTCCACCGGCGACTACCAGGAACTGGTCGACGAGATCTCGGAGCTCCTCGGCGCCCCCGCGACCCTGGAGAACCGCGACTTCGAACTGATCGCCTTCGGGGCCTACGACGGTGAGGGCGACCTCGATCCATCGGCCCTGGACCCGGTCCGCACCCGCTCGATCCTGACCCGGCGCTCCACGGCGGCGATCCGCACGTGGTTCGAGGGCTTCGGCATCACGCGGGCGACCGGCCCGGTCCGGATTCCACCCACCCCCGAGGCGGGCGTCTACCGCGGCCGTATCTGCCTCCCTGTACGCCATCGGGGTGTCGTCCTCGGCTACGTCTGGCTCCTGGACGACGACGATCCGGGCCCGTCCGCTCCGCAGTTGGACGCGGCGATGAAGGTCGCGGCCCGTATCGGCGCACTCCTCGCGGACGAGGCCCAGGCGGGCGCGGACCTGACGCGCGAGCTCCGCGCGGTGCTGACCGCCGACCGCGGCTGGCAGCGGGACATGGCGGTGGCGGCCCTTCGCACGGCCCTCGGCCCGCGCGGCGACGGCCCGCACGCGGTGGTCTGCGTCGCGCCGTGGCCGTCCGCCGACCCGGACGACGCCCCCTCCGCCCGTACGGTCCCGCACGCGACGGCGCTGTGCACGGTGCCGTGGGGTGCGGCGGAGCAGCAGTGCCTGGCGGTGCTGGTACGGCTGCGGTCGACGGACGTACCGACTCCGGCGGCGAGCGCGGCGACGCGGGTACTGGGGGATGTGCGGGGGCCCGGGGCGAGTGCGGCGGCGCAGGTGACGGGGAATGTGCGGGGGCCCGAGGCAGGGGCGGCTTCCCGGCCCCCCGGGCACGGCCGGATCGCGGGGACCGGCGGAACGTCGCAACCGTCTTCCGCCGGAGGCACTCCCACCGCGAACACCACCTCACGACCGCCGGCAGACGGCCGGACTCCTCCGGCGAGCAGCGCCTCACGACCGCCGCGCGAGACCACCCCGGTCGCCGGTATCGGCACCCCCCGCATCGGCCTCACCGACCTGGGCACCGCCTGGCAGGAAGCCACGGCGGCGTGCCGCGCCGCCCTCGCGGAACCCCGCTTCGCCCCCGTCGCCGACTGGTCCCGCATCGGCCCGTACCGCCTCCTGACCGCCCTCTCCCCGGAGTCCCCGCACGACCCCGCCGTAGCCCCCCTCCTCTCCCCCGCCCACCACGAACTCGCCCGCACCGCCGAGGTGTTCCTCGACTGCGCGGGCCAAGCGGGGCGCGCGGCGGCCGAGTTGGGGATCCACCGGCAGACGCTGTACTACCGGCTGTCGCGGGTGGAGCAGCTGACGGGTCTCGACCTGGACGACGGGGAGGACCGGCTGTTGCTGCACATGGCGCTCAAGTCGGCCCGCCTATAG
- the pruA gene encoding L-glutamate gamma-semialdehyde dehydrogenase yields the protein MDAVTQVPTPVNEPVHGYAPGSPERARLEVKLKELAENPIDLPMTIGGEKRLGGGERVDVVQPHNHKARIGTYANATQDDAQDAIDAALAAAPAWRAMSFDDRAAIILRAAELLSGPWRETLAASTMLGQSKTAQQAEIDCPCELVDFWRFNVKYARDLLAEQPPANSPGVWNRLDHRPLEGFVYAITPFNFTAIAGNLPTAPALMGNVVVWKPSPTQTHSAVLLMQLLEEAGLPKGVINLVTGDGIEVSKVALEHRDLAAIHFTGSTKTFQYLWKTVGNNIEKYRSYPRLVGETGGKDFVVAHPSADRAVLKTALTRGSFEYQGQKCSASSRAYIPASIWNSGFKEEFAAEVDYLTMGDVTDLSNFIGAVIDERSFAKNKAAIDRAKADPNCTIVAGGSYDDSVGYFVRPTVVECSDPTNEVFTTEYFGPFLAVHVYEDENYDEMLTQMESVSDYALTGSVISNDRAAAAHTMEKLRYAAGNFYINDKSTGAVVGQQPFGGGRSSGTNDKAGAPQNLMRWTLTRAIKETLVAPTDYGYPHMG from the coding sequence ATGGACGCTGTGACCCAGGTCCCCACCCCCGTCAACGAGCCGGTGCACGGCTACGCGCCCGGCTCTCCCGAGCGTGCCCGTCTTGAGGTCAAGCTCAAGGAACTGGCCGAGAACCCGATCGACCTGCCGATGACCATCGGCGGCGAGAAGCGGCTGGGCGGCGGCGAGCGCGTGGACGTCGTACAGCCGCACAACCACAAGGCGCGGATCGGTACGTACGCCAACGCCACCCAGGACGACGCCCAGGACGCGATCGACGCGGCCCTCGCCGCCGCGCCCGCCTGGCGCGCGATGTCCTTCGACGACCGTGCCGCGATCATCCTGCGCGCGGCCGAACTGCTCTCCGGCCCGTGGCGCGAGACCCTCGCCGCGTCCACGATGCTCGGTCAGTCGAAGACCGCCCAGCAGGCCGAGATCGACTGCCCCTGCGAGCTCGTCGACTTCTGGCGCTTCAACGTCAAGTACGCCCGCGACCTGCTCGCCGAGCAGCCCCCGGCGAACTCCCCAGGCGTCTGGAACCGCCTCGACCACCGCCCGCTCGAAGGCTTCGTCTACGCGATCACGCCCTTCAACTTCACCGCGATCGCGGGCAACTTGCCCACGGCGCCCGCGCTGATGGGCAACGTGGTCGTGTGGAAGCCGTCGCCGACCCAGACCCACTCCGCGGTCCTCCTCATGCAGCTGCTGGAGGAGGCGGGTCTCCCCAAGGGCGTCATCAACCTCGTCACCGGCGACGGCATCGAGGTCTCCAAGGTGGCTCTTGAGCACCGCGACCTGGCGGCCATCCACTTCACCGGCTCCACCAAGACCTTCCAGTACCTGTGGAAGACGGTCGGCAACAACATCGAGAAGTACCGTTCCTACCCCCGTCTGGTCGGCGAGACCGGCGGCAAGGACTTCGTCGTCGCCCACCCGAGCGCGGACCGCGCGGTGCTGAAGACGGCGCTGACCCGGGGCTCCTTCGAGTACCAGGGCCAGAAGTGCTCCGCGTCCTCCCGGGCGTACATCCCGGCGTCGATCTGGAACTCCGGTTTCAAGGAGGAATTCGCCGCCGAGGTCGACTACTTGACGATGGGTGACGTCACCGACCTGTCGAACTTCATCGGCGCGGTCATCGACGAGCGCTCCTTCGCCAAGAACAAGGCGGCGATCGACCGCGCGAAGGCGGACCCCAACTGCACGATCGTCGCGGGCGGTTCGTACGACGACTCGGTCGGCTACTTCGTCCGCCCGACGGTCGTCGAGTGCAGCGACCCGACCAACGAGGTGTTCACCACTGAGTACTTCGGCCCGTTCCTCGCGGTCCACGTCTACGAGGACGAGAACTACGACGAGATGCTGACCCAGATGGAGTCGGTCTCGGACTACGCGCTCACGGGCTCGGTCATCTCCAACGACCGCGCGGCGGCGGCCCACACGATGGAGAAGCTCCGCTACGCGGCCGGCAACTTCTACATCAACGACAAGTCCACCGGCGCGGTCGTCGGCCAGCAGCCCTTCGGCGGCGGCCGCTCCTCCGGCACCAACGACAAGGCGGGCGCCCCGCAGAACCTGATGCGCTGGACGCTGACCCGCGCGATCAAGGAGACCCTGGTGGCTCCGACGGACTATGGGTACCCGCACATGGGCTGA
- a CDS encoding Type 1 glutamine amidotransferase-like domain-containing protein, translating to MKLLLTDSGVRNPSILAALVDLLGKPIAEASALCVPTAGYGGPYGDPGGPWRFISGQSPSPMTELGWKSVGVLELTALPGIEKERWGSWVREADALLVNGGDALYLCHWMRESGLADLLPSLHDTVYVGLSAGSMALTPRIGEPFADWKPPTGDNSALGVVDFSLFPHLDSPGRPENTMAEAERWAARTTGPAYAIDAQTAIKVTDGGGVEVVSEGHWRLFNTATPRD from the coding sequence ATGAAGCTTCTCCTCACCGACTCCGGCGTCAGGAACCCGAGCATCCTGGCGGCACTGGTCGACCTCCTGGGCAAACCGATCGCCGAGGCGAGCGCGCTCTGCGTCCCCACCGCCGGGTACGGCGGCCCGTACGGCGACCCGGGCGGCCCATGGCGTTTCATCAGCGGCCAATCCCCCAGCCCCATGACCGAGTTGGGCTGGAAGTCGGTGGGCGTGCTGGAGCTCACCGCACTGCCCGGCATCGAAAAGGAACGCTGGGGCTCCTGGGTCCGCGAGGCGGACGCCCTCCTGGTGAACGGCGGCGACGCGCTGTACCTGTGCCACTGGATGCGCGAGTCCGGCCTGGCCGACCTCCTCCCGTCCCTGCACGACACGGTCTACGTCGGGCTCAGCGCCGGAAGCATGGCTCTGACTCCCCGCATCGGCGAGCCCTTCGCCGACTGGAAGCCGCCCACCGGTGACAACAGCGCGCTGGGAGTCGTCGATTTCTCCCTCTTCCCGCACCTCGACAGCCCGGGCCGCCCGGAGAACACCATGGCGGAGGCGGAACGTTGGGCCGCCAGGACGACGGGTCCGGCGTACGCCATCGACGCCCAGACCGCGATCAAGGTGACCGACGGTGGTGGTGTCGAGGTCGTGTCCGAGGGGCACTGGAGGCTGTTCAACACGGCGACTCCACGTGACTGA
- a CDS encoding TetR/AcrR family transcriptional regulator translates to MGHREDLLEGAKRCLLEKGFLRTTARDIVKESGTNLASIGYHYGSKDALLVQAYVSLVEATGHRFEPGWGTSGTTDTTPGSIERFLEVWQNIIKALPESRAIWLVSFELILQGDRMPEVHRMLVAAEEQGRFGLLPLFNGIPEEEQTKETADSEGRLYQTLLQGLMVQWIFNPETATTADQLTEGLRRVLEGVRRAE, encoded by the coding sequence ATGGGACACCGCGAGGATCTGCTCGAAGGCGCGAAGCGCTGCCTGCTGGAGAAGGGCTTCCTGCGTACGACCGCGCGGGACATCGTCAAGGAGTCGGGGACGAACCTCGCCTCGATCGGCTACCACTACGGTTCGAAGGACGCGCTGCTGGTGCAGGCGTACGTCTCGCTGGTCGAGGCCACGGGACACCGGTTCGAACCGGGGTGGGGGACGAGCGGGACGACGGACACGACGCCGGGTTCGATCGAGCGCTTCCTGGAGGTGTGGCAGAACATCATCAAAGCGCTACCCGAATCACGGGCGATCTGGCTGGTGAGCTTCGAACTCATCCTTCAGGGGGACCGGATGCCGGAGGTGCACCGGATGCTCGTCGCGGCCGAGGAACAGGGGCGGTTCGGGCTCCTGCCCCTGTTCAACGGCATCCCCGAGGAGGAGCAGACCAAGGAGACCGCCGACAGCGAAGGCCGCCTCTACCAGACCCTGCTCCAGGGGCTCATGGTGCAGTGGATCTTCAACCCGGAGACGGCGACCACCGCCGACCAGCTCACCGAGGGTCTCCGCCGGGTGCTGGAGGGTGTGCGGAGGGCGGAGTGA
- a CDS encoding GNAT family N-acetyltransferase, whose product MTIRMRTVHTADLTPADLRAARELLDAAFGGDLTDQDWEHGLGGVHALLADDTGRLLAHGSVVMRRVRYRGRWLRVGYVEGVGVRPGARRRGYGGLVMAELERIVDHAYDVGLLGASDDGARLYTVRGWRLWGGKISALGPDGIVHLPEEEDSTYVRPALAGPLDLGEDLLFDWRDGDVL is encoded by the coding sequence GTGACCATCCGTATGCGCACCGTCCACACGGCCGACCTCACCCCGGCCGACCTCCGTGCCGCCCGCGAGCTGCTGGACGCGGCCTTCGGCGGCGATCTCACCGACCAGGACTGGGAGCACGGGCTCGGGGGCGTCCACGCGCTGCTCGCCGACGACACGGGGCGGCTCCTCGCGCACGGGTCGGTCGTCATGCGGCGGGTGCGGTATCGCGGGCGGTGGCTGCGGGTCGGGTACGTCGAGGGGGTTGGCGTGCGGCCCGGTGCTCGGCGGCGGGGGTATGGCGGGCTCGTCATGGCCGAGCTTGAGCGGATCGTCGATCACGCCTACGACGTCGGGCTGCTCGGCGCCAGCGACGACGGGGCCCGGCTCTACACCGTGCGCGGATGGCGGTTGTGGGGCGGGAAGATCTCCGCCCTCGGGCCGGACGGGATCGTTCATCTGCCCGAGGAGGAGGACAGCACCTACGTGAGACCCGCGCTCGCCGGGCCGCTCGACCTCGGCGAGGACCTCCTCTTCGACTGGCGTGACGGGGATGTGCTCTGA
- a CDS encoding MFS transporter — MTTGPPPDRPTPTTPNSPSSAATSDARATLLTRPLLLRFVSMVGASLSFFLLLSVVPAYAAERGGGGAAGLATGSLMLATVLGELGTPRIVGRFGYRLTLIAGLFLLGAPALVLTVSGQAAWIAAVCFVRGIGFALTIVAGGALTASLIPDQRRGEGLALVGVVSGVPSLVALPLGLWLAGRVGYGPVAVTGGLAALAAIGFVLGLPDRADRAEREEQPLGVVRGLRTGALLRPVLVFAATATAAGIVVTFLPLALPSASAGVVAAALFVQTAASTLTRWLAGRHGDRHGSARLVLPGLLLSAAGVLVIAPTTDLVAVVAGTALFGAGFGITQNATLALMYTRVSAASYGTVSALWNLAYDGGMGVGAAGFGVAAGLTGYPWAFTLTALLMLGAVAPALRDRRVTPPSAHPPAPGGDPR, encoded by the coding sequence ATGACGACCGGCCCGCCCCCCGACCGCCCGACCCCCACCACTCCCAACTCCCCTTCCTCCGCAGCCACTTCGGACGCACGGGCAACGCTCCTCACCCGCCCCCTCCTCCTCCGCTTCGTCAGCATGGTCGGGGCCAGTCTCAGTTTCTTCCTGCTGCTGTCGGTCGTACCGGCGTATGCGGCCGAGCGGGGCGGCGGGGGTGCGGCCGGGCTCGCAACGGGGTCGTTGATGCTGGCGACCGTGCTCGGGGAACTGGGCACGCCTCGGATCGTCGGCCGCTTCGGGTACCGGCTGACCCTGATCGCCGGGCTGTTCCTGCTCGGGGCACCGGCGTTGGTGCTGACCGTCTCCGGGCAGGCTGCCTGGATCGCGGCCGTGTGCTTCGTGCGCGGGATCGGTTTCGCGCTGACGATCGTCGCCGGCGGTGCCCTCACCGCGTCGCTGATCCCGGACCAACGCCGGGGCGAGGGGCTCGCGTTGGTGGGTGTGGTGTCCGGGGTGCCGTCGCTGGTGGCGCTGCCGCTGGGGCTGTGGCTGGCCGGGCGCGTGGGCTACGGGCCGGTCGCCGTCACCGGTGGCCTCGCCGCGCTGGCCGCGATCGGCTTCGTACTCGGACTGCCGGACCGGGCGGACCGGGCGGAGCGCGAAGAGCAACCACTGGGCGTCGTACGGGGGTTGCGCACCGGCGCGCTGCTCCGGCCGGTCCTCGTCTTCGCGGCCACCGCCACCGCCGCCGGCATCGTGGTGACCTTCCTGCCGCTGGCCCTGCCGTCGGCGTCGGCCGGGGTCGTCGCGGCCGCCCTGTTCGTGCAGACCGCGGCCTCGACCCTGACCCGCTGGCTCGCGGGCCGCCACGGCGACCGGCACGGCAGCGCGCGGCTCGTCCTGCCCGGCCTGCTTCTGTCGGCGGCCGGTGTCCTCGTCATCGCCCCAACTACCGACCTGGTAGCGGTCGTCGCGGGCACCGCCCTCTTCGGCGCCGGCTTCGGCATCACCCAGAACGCCACCCTGGCCCTGATGTACACCCGCGTCTCCGCCGCCTCGTACGGCACGGTCAGCGCCCTGTGGAACCTGGCCTACGACGGCGGAATGGGCGTGGGCGCGGCGGGCTTCGGCGTCGCGGCGGGCCTGACGGGTTACCCGTGGGCCTTCACGCTGACCGCGCTGCTCATGCTGGGCGCGGTGGCACCGGCGCTGCGCGACCGCCGGGTCACTCCGCCCTCCGCACACCCTCCAGCACCCGGCGGAGACCCTCGGTGA
- a CDS encoding MFS transporter, which yields MTNPTHSPNPPSTPNSRAGRREWTALGVLMLPLLLVSMDVSVLYFAIPAISADLEPSGTQQLWIFDIYAFVLAGLLMTMGSLGDRVGYRRLLLIGAAAFGTASVIAAYADSPGTLIAARAALGIGGATLMPSTMALLRTMFTDPGQRAKAIGLWSGVMTAGVALGSVLSGVLVQYFWWGSVFLVNLPAMALLLLIGPFLLPESKNPAPGRFDWPSVPLSMAGVLPVIYGLKEIPSEGWHVQYVVSITVGLLFAALFVHRQRTTASPMIDPALFRSRGFGPSVVLNLVSTFGIMGSAFFTTQYLQSVLGKSSMEAALWALLPSVLVGVAAPVATTLVQKGVDRAHVVAAGFALASGGYGLLALAGTDSLWLVLAAAGVLASGIVMVMSQIMDLAMGSAPVEKAGVASSLMETGAEFGGALGMAVLGSIGTAIYRHGIPASAPAPAHETLGGALAVAHQLPGRTGDALIATAREAFTDGMHGAAIAGAVLLLGAAFAAARTLRGIHVQAEVSKEKVSA from the coding sequence ATGACGAACCCGACGCACTCACCGAACCCCCCGAGCACCCCCAACTCCCGTGCGGGACGCCGTGAATGGACCGCACTCGGCGTCCTGATGCTGCCGCTCCTGCTGGTCTCGATGGACGTCTCCGTCCTCTACTTCGCCATCCCGGCGATCAGCGCGGACCTGGAGCCCAGCGGCACCCAGCAGCTGTGGATCTTCGACATCTACGCCTTCGTCCTGGCCGGCCTGCTGATGACGATGGGCTCGCTCGGCGACCGCGTCGGCTACCGCCGGCTCCTCCTGATCGGCGCCGCCGCCTTCGGTACCGCCTCCGTCATCGCGGCCTACGCGGACAGCCCCGGGACCCTCATCGCCGCCCGCGCGGCCCTCGGCATCGGCGGCGCGACCCTGATGCCCTCGACGATGGCGCTGCTGCGCACGATGTTCACCGACCCCGGCCAGCGCGCGAAGGCGATCGGTCTGTGGTCCGGCGTGATGACCGCGGGCGTCGCCCTCGGCTCGGTGCTCAGCGGTGTCCTCGTCCAGTACTTCTGGTGGGGCTCGGTCTTCCTGGTCAACCTCCCGGCGATGGCACTGCTCCTGCTCATCGGCCCGTTCCTGCTCCCCGAGTCCAAGAACCCCGCCCCCGGCCGCTTCGACTGGCCGAGCGTCCCGCTGTCGATGGCCGGCGTCCTGCCCGTGATCTACGGCCTGAAGGAGATCCCCTCCGAGGGCTGGCACGTCCAGTACGTCGTCTCGATCACCGTCGGCCTGCTCTTCGCCGCCCTCTTCGTCCACCGCCAGCGCACCACCGCCTCCCCGATGATCGACCCCGCCCTCTTCCGCAGCCGCGGCTTCGGCCCGTCCGTCGTGCTGAACCTGGTCTCCACCTTCGGGATCATGGGCTCGGCCTTCTTCACCACGCAGTACCTGCAGTCGGTGCTCGGCAAGAGCTCGATGGAGGCGGCCCTGTGGGCGCTGCTCCCCTCGGTCCTGGTCGGCGTGGCGGCCCCGGTGGCAACGACCCTCGTCCAGAAGGGAGTTGACCGCGCCCACGTCGTCGCGGCCGGCTTCGCCCTGGCCTCCGGCGGCTACGGCCTGCTGGCCCTGGCCGGCACCGACTCCCTCTGGCTGGTCCTGGCCGCCGCCGGTGTCCTCGCCTCCGGGATCGTCATGGTGATGTCCCAGATCATGGACCTCGCGATGGGCAGCGCCCCGGTGGAGAAGGCGGGCGTCGCGTCCTCCCTGATGGAGACGGGCGCGGAGTTCGGCGGCGCCCTCGGCATGGCGGTCCTGGGCTCCATCGGTACGGCGATCTACCGCCACGGCATCCCGGCCTCGGCCCCCGCCCCGGCCCACGAGACCCTCGGCGGCGCGCTGGCCGTCGCCCACCAGTTGCCAGGGCGCACGGGAGACGCCCTGATCGCGACAGCCCGCGAGGCCTTCACTGACGGCATGCACGGCGCGGCGATCGCCGGGGCGGTGCTGCTCCTGGGGGCGGCGTTCGCGGCGGCGCGGACCCTGCGGGGGATTCACGTGCAGGCCGAGGTGAGCAAGGAGAAGGTCTCGGCTTGA
- the serA gene encoding phosphoglycerate dehydrogenase, whose product MSSKPVVLIAEELSPATVDALGPDFEIRHCNGADRGELLPAIADVDAILIRSATKVDAEAVAAARKLKVVARAGVGLDNVDVSAATKAGVMVVNAPTSNIVTAAELACGLLLATARHIPQANAALKNGEWKRSKYTGVELAEKTLGVVGLGRIGALVAQRMSAFGMKVVAYDPYIQPARAAQMGVKILSLDELLEVSDFITVHLPKTPETVGLIGDEALRKVKPTVRIVNAARGGIVDEAALYSALKEGRVAGAGLDVYAKEPCTDSPLFEFDQVVSTPHLGASTDEAQEKAGVSVAKSVRLALAGELVPDAVNVQGGVIAEDVKPGLPLAEKLGRIFTALAGEVAVRLDVEVYGEITQHDVKVLELSALKGVFEDVVAETVSYVNAPLFAQERGVEVRLTTSSESADHRNVVTVRGTLGSGEEVSVSGTLAGPKNLQKIVAVGDYDVDLALADHMVVLRYEDRPGVVGTVGRVFGEAGINIAGMQVSRSVAGGEALAVLTVDDTVAANVLAEVAEEIGATSARSVNLV is encoded by the coding sequence GTGAGCTCGAAACCTGTCGTACTCATCGCTGAAGAGCTGTCGCCCGCGACGGTGGACGCCCTCGGCCCGGACTTCGAGATCCGGCACTGCAACGGCGCCGACCGGGGCGAGCTGCTCCCCGCGATCGCCGACGTCGACGCGATCCTGATCCGCTCGGCCACCAAGGTCGACGCCGAAGCGGTCGCCGCCGCACGGAAGTTGAAGGTCGTCGCACGAGCCGGCGTCGGCCTCGACAACGTCGACGTCTCCGCCGCCACCAAGGCCGGCGTGATGGTCGTCAACGCCCCCACCTCGAACATCGTCACCGCCGCCGAGCTGGCCTGCGGTCTGCTGCTGGCGACCGCACGCCACATCCCGCAGGCCAACGCCGCGCTGAAGAACGGCGAGTGGAAGCGCAGCAAGTACACGGGCGTCGAACTGGCCGAGAAGACCCTGGGTGTTGTGGGTCTGGGCCGTATCGGTGCCCTCGTCGCGCAGCGCATGTCCGCGTTCGGGATGAAGGTCGTCGCCTACGACCCCTACATCCAGCCCGCGCGCGCCGCCCAGATGGGCGTCAAGATCCTGTCGCTGGACGAACTGCTCGAAGTCTCCGACTTCATCACCGTGCACCTGCCCAAGACCCCGGAGACGGTCGGTCTGATCGGCGACGAGGCGCTGCGCAAGGTCAAGCCGACCGTGCGCATCGTCAACGCCGCACGCGGCGGGATCGTCGACGAGGCGGCGCTGTACTCCGCGCTCAAGGAGGGCCGCGTCGCCGGTGCCGGCCTCGACGTGTACGCGAAGGAGCCCTGCACGGACTCCCCGCTGTTCGAGTTCGACCAGGTCGTCTCCACCCCGCACCTCGGCGCCTCCACGGACGAGGCCCAGGAGAAGGCCGGTGTCTCGGTCGCCAAGTCGGTGCGCCTCGCCCTCGCCGGTGAGCTCGTCCCCGACGCGGTGAACGTCCAGGGCGGCGTCATCGCCGAGGACGTCAAGCCGGGCCTGCCGCTGGCCGAGAAGCTCGGCCGCATCTTCACCGCGCTCGCGGGCGAGGTCGCGGTCCGCCTCGATGTCGAGGTCTACGGCGAGATCACCCAGCACGACGTCAAGGTGCTCGAACTCTCCGCGCTCAAGGGCGTGTTCGAGGACGTCGTCGCCGAGACCGTGTCGTACGTCAACGCTCCGCTGTTCGCGCAGGAGCGGGGTGTCGAGGTGCGGCTGACCACCAGCTCGGAGTCCGCCGACCACCGCAACGTCGTCACCGTGCGGGGCACGCTGGGGAGTGGCGAGGAGGTCTCGGTCTCCGGGACGCTCGCCGGTCCGAAGAACCTGCAGAAGATCGTGGCGGTCGGCGACTACGACGTCGACCTCGCGCTCGCCGACCACATGGTGGTGCTGCGGTACGAGGACCGTCCCGGGGTTGTCGGTACGGTCGGCCGGGTCTTCGGCGAGGCCGGAATCAACATCGCCGGGATGCAGGTGTCGCGGTCGGTCGCGGGCGGCGAGGCGTTGGCCGTGCTGACGGTCGACGACACGGTTGCCGCGAACGTGCTGGCGGAGGTGGCCGAGGAGATCGGGGCGACGTCGGCTCGCTCGGTGAACCTGGTCTGA